TCGAAGCCCGCGGCGCAGGCTCCATCGCATCCCATCATGAAGAAGTCCTCGCCGTTGTGTTTCAGTGTGTTTGGAAATAACGGTTTACGGCTTCTTCGATCTGCTCGGGCTTCTCGATGATTTCGTAGGCACCGTGTTCTTCCATCTCACCGGCCGGAGCGTAGCCCCAGCGGCAGCCAATGGCGTCCAGATTGCAGGCGTGGGCGCCGTCGATGTCGGTGTAGCGGTCGCCGATCATCACGGCCTTGTCCCCCGCTGCAGCATCAAAACCGATTTTGTCGAAGCAGTACCGAATCACCTGATCCTTGTCCAAACGAGAGTTATCCCTGGATGCGCCATAGATGCCGTCCAACAGCTCGGTCAGATGGAAATGCTCACAGATCGGAACGCATTGGTACTCGGGCTTGCAGCTGGCCAACGCCAGATAATAGCCGTCGGCACGCAGCTTGAGCAGCTGTTCGCGGATACCGGGAAACACGACGTTCACCAAGCGGCCGGGAACTTTGTTGCCGGGCTCGTTCGGATCATCGAACACGGCGCGATCCGCATAGTAGCTGCGGTAGATGGTGACCGCCCGGTCAAGCTCATCCTCCGGCACATGGTTGCGTCGCAGCGATTCGATGATGGCCGGACCAATGAAACGATGCAGCTCGGCATCGTCGGGAACCGGGCGACCCAATTCCTCGAACGTCTTGACGACGGAGGCGATGATGCCGCCGTCGGACTTGGTAAGCGTGCCGTCGAGGTCCAACAGGACCACTTTCATCGGATGCTGTGCCATTGAGATTCCACTCCCCTTTGTTCATGTCGACTGCTTTGAATGGTCGTCAAACGATATGCGACTTGTTCCAACAATGATTATGCCCAGTCGGGATGACTGGGCATCAAGTTCACGTGTTGTTCAGTAGGAGATCACTCGTAGTCAGGAATCCAACCGTCACGGTGCATTTGCAGGCGCTTTTCGAGTAGGGTGGCCAGTTCCTCTTCGCTACGGCGTTCCAGCAGCATGTCCCAGTGGGTGCGGGTGGGTTTGCTGATCTCGTCGCCCTCACGGTCGGCGTCGCCCTCACGGTGGGCCACGGAACCACAACGGCACTCCCACTCGTCCGGGATTTCGGCACCCTCGGCAAACGGCAGGATGGTGCGGTGGCCCTTCGGGCATACATACGCCACATCGTTTCGTGCGGCGAAATCGACGTTGTCGTCGGACTCCAGCGATTTCGCTCCGATGCTCATGCCCCTGAGGCTACGTTCTGCCATATCGGCATCCTCCTTGAAAGATCTTTAACCCTACTAATTTACGCAACAGTTCGGACTTGGCCGCTATTCCAAGCTTCCGACGTCGGCTGACAAACTCCCATCAAACGGCCCCCCGTCAGTCCACGCCGGAGTAGGCCACCACGCCACGATTGACCCGGTCGGCCGCTTCGTGGGCGAGGCCTGCCAGCCGCTCTCCCCCGTCGAACGGCAGCGGCTGGGCGACAGCGATCTGCTGCAGCACGTCAGCCAGTCGTTTGGCAGTGCGCACGAAGTCGCCGCCGGTCATGTCGGTGCCGTACAGGCACGATCCCAGCGAACCGCCATCCGCCCATTCATACATGATGTCGAGAATGCCGAAGTCCGGCCGCTGCATCTCGTCCAGACCGTGATCCTCGCACAGGATATCGATGTCTTCACAGATGCCCTTGAGCTTGGACGAAGCGATTGCGATGGGCCCGGAGATGCCGCCCGGGTAGTGCCTCGGTTCGCCGTCTCCCCCGCGTCTGGCCTCGTATACCAGTGAAGAGAGCACAGCGGCCAGTCCGTTGGCGTCGAGCTTGTCGAACGTGCCGGCGAGCAGCGCCTCGCACAGTTCCAGGTCATGTTCACTGTAGATGCGGCGCAGCAGCGAGCCTTTTTCGGTCAACGTCATGTCAATGTGGCCGGCCGCATTGACATGACGTTCGAGGTAACCAAGCCCGGTGAGAATATCGCAGATGCGATCGAACTGACGGGCCACGGACCCGGTACGGGAGTCGTAGCGATCGGTGACGCGCTGCAGTTCGCGGGTCTCGCGGGCCCAGCGGTGGCCCCACTTGAGGTGTTGCTGGAGGTCCGGGCAGTTGCGGCATGGATGCTCGTGCTCCGCCTTGCGCAAATCGCGAATGCGCTGGTCAAGGTTCTGGAAGGCGCGTGAACGCTCCTGATCGGTCAGGAACACTTCGTGCTTCAGTTTGCGGCGGCCTTCCTTTTCGATGTCGCTCAGCTCCATACGCAGGGTCATGAACTGTTTGAAGTCGCCGTGTTCGCATGCGAACGCCTGTTCGTATCCGGCCAGCGCGTTCTTCAGTGTGTTGATCTGCGATTCCAGCTGCCAGGCCGATTCGTTGGCCTCCCACTGGGCAAACGACTGGTCCAGGGTAACGTGCGCGGTCTCGTAGTCGCTGGAGTTGAGCAGGTTCACGGCCATGTTGAACGTGGGTCGGAAGCTCGAGTGCAGCGGGTAGACACGCTTGGATGACAGCGCGGCGGCCGTGGCGGGCACAAAACCGTGATGGTCAACCACGATGGCGTGGCCGATGGTGTCGATGCCGCGCCGACCGGCACGACCGGTGAGCTGCGTGAATTCGCCGGGCGTCAGGCCCACATGACCGGTACCGTCGAACTTCTCGAGTTTCTCTACCACCACGCAGCGGGCCGGCATATTGATGCCCAAGGCCAGTGTTTCCGTGGCGAACACCATTTTGACCAGACCTTCTTCGAACAATCGTTCGACTATCTGGCGGAACAGGGCAATCATGCCGGCATGATGCGAAGCGAAGCCTTCTTCCAACGCAAAGCGGAACTTGGAGAACTGCAGGGCTTTCAGGTCTTCCTGAGTGAGTTGCCCCTCCACCATCTCATCCACGATGCGGCGAATCTTGGTCACTTCCTCATCGGTGGTGAGCTCCAGTCCAGCGTTGATACACTGTTCCACGGCCTGGTCACAACCGTTGCGCGAGAAGATGAAGTAGATGCCGGGCAACATTCCCAGAAAGTTAAGCTCGTCCACCACGGCCCAGCGGCGCGGGGTGTGGCGTTCCGCTTTCGGGGCATGGCCCTTGGCGCCTTTGCCGCCGCGGCCTCTGCCGAAGCCCTTGCGCTTATCGGGGCGTTCCTCGCCGCGCCGGCGTGCGGCCTTGCGGTCCAACTGGTCGAGCCGGTTGATGAGTTCGGCGTTGAGCTTGGTGGTCTGCTCGCCGTTGCCGTCGCGGCGATAGAGATCCAGCACCTCAGGCTCGGTGTGTTCGTCCGCCTGCACGATGACGTGCTGTTCCAAAGGCACGGGGCGGTGTTCGCTGATCACCAGTTTGGTGTCGCCTCGCACCGAGGCAATCCAGTTGGAGAAATCCTCCACGTTGGACACGGTAGCGGACAGGCCGACGATCTTGACCGTCTTGGGCAGGTGGATGATGACTTCCTCCCACACGGGCCCGCGGAACCGGTCGGCCAGATAGTGCACTTCGTCGAGAATCACGTAGCGCAGTGCGTTCAGCGTGGTGGAACGCTCGTAGAGCATGTTGCGCAGCACTTCGGTGGTCATGACCACGATGTCCGCCTCGGAGTTGATCGAGGTGTCGCCGGTGAGCAGGCCTACCTTGTCCGGGCCGTACACGTCGACCAGATCATGGTATTTCTGATTGCTCAGCGCTTTGATCGGTGTGGTATAGAAGGCTTTGACGTTGCGTTCCTGGGCGAGATAAATGGCAAAATCCGCCACTACGGTTTTGCCGGCACCGGTTGGGGCCGCGACCAGTACGTTGCTGCCGGCTTCGAGCGCGTCATTGGCTTCGGTCTGGAAGTCGTCCAGTTCGAAGGGCAGGGATTCGGCGAATCGCGCTGCTGCGGACGCCCGATGGCGCTGGACTTTTTGGAATGATGCGTACCGCTGCGAAGGGCTCAGCGTCTGGGAATCGGCATTGCCCTTATGGTGTTGGTGACGTGCCATTGCTGCTTTCCGTTAGTTGTTGAATCGCTTCCAGCGGGCCCATGCCTGGGTGTGGCGTTCGCGCTTGGCGGCCTTGCTGCGAATCACGTCCGCATGGGCCTCGGCATAACGATTCTGTGCCACGCTGAGCGGCTGAGTGAACAGAGGCGGCTCGCTGGTGTCGGCAGAGGTGCCAGACTCCCCCATCGCGGCCACGCGTTCACCGAGTTGGCCGCCGATGTCGGAC
This DNA window, taken from Bifidobacterium longum subsp. longum JCM 1217, encodes the following:
- a CDS encoding HAD family hydrolase; translated protein: MAQHPMKVVLLDLDGTLTKSDGGIIASVVKTFEELGRPVPDDAELHRFIGPAIIESLRRNHVPEDELDRAVTIYRSYYADRAVFDDPNEPGNKVPGRLVNVVFPGIREQLLKLRADGYYLALASCKPEYQCVPICEHFHLTELLDGIYGASRDNSRLDKDQVIRYCFDKIGFDAAAGDKAVMIGDRYTDIDGAHACNLDAIGCRWGYAPAGEMEEHGAYEIIEKPEQIEEAVNRYFQTH
- a CDS encoding DEAD/DEAH box helicase; translation: MARHQHHKGNADSQTLSPSQRYASFQKVQRHRASAAARFAESLPFELDDFQTEANDALEAGSNVLVAAPTGAGKTVVADFAIYLAQERNVKAFYTTPIKALSNQKYHDLVDVYGPDKVGLLTGDTSINSEADIVVMTTEVLRNMLYERSTTLNALRYVILDEVHYLADRFRGPVWEEVIIHLPKTVKIVGLSATVSNVEDFSNWIASVRGDTKLVISEHRPVPLEQHVIVQADEHTEPEVLDLYRRDGNGEQTTKLNAELINRLDQLDRKAARRRGEERPDKRKGFGRGRGGKGAKGHAPKAERHTPRRWAVVDELNFLGMLPGIYFIFSRNGCDQAVEQCINAGLELTTDEEVTKIRRIVDEMVEGQLTQEDLKALQFSKFRFALEEGFASHHAGMIALFRQIVERLFEEGLVKMVFATETLALGINMPARCVVVEKLEKFDGTGHVGLTPGEFTQLTGRAGRRGIDTIGHAIVVDHHGFVPATAAALSSKRVYPLHSSFRPTFNMAVNLLNSSDYETAHVTLDQSFAQWEANESAWQLESQINTLKNALAGYEQAFACEHGDFKQFMTLRMELSDIEKEGRRKLKHEVFLTDQERSRAFQNLDQRIRDLRKAEHEHPCRNCPDLQQHLKWGHRWARETRELQRVTDRYDSRTGSVARQFDRICDILTGLGYLERHVNAAGHIDMTLTEKGSLLRRIYSEHDLELCEALLAGTFDKLDANGLAAVLSSLVYEARRGGDGEPRHYPGGISGPIAIASSKLKGICEDIDILCEDHGLDEMQRPDFGILDIMYEWADGGSLGSCLYGTDMTGGDFVRTAKRLADVLQQIAVAQPLPFDGGERLAGLAHEAADRVNRGVVAYSGVD
- a CDS encoding RNA polymerase-binding protein RbpA; the protein is MAERSLRGMSIGAKSLESDDNVDFAARNDVAYVCPKGHRTILPFAEGAEIPDEWECRCGSVAHREGDADREGDEISKPTRTHWDMLLERRSEEELATLLEKRLQMHRDGWIPDYE